From the genome of Methylocystis bryophila, one region includes:
- the metX gene encoding homoserine O-acetyltransferase MetX, translating to MGARNGAASNGKRVHFPPEKPLVTDGGRVIAPLTIAYETYGALNEAKNNAILLCHALTGDQYAAGVHPVTGKPGWWDVLVGPGRPFDTNRFFIISTNVVGGCMGTTGPASINLATARPFGLDFPVVTIRDMVRAQAMLIDHLGIETLFCVAGGSMGGMQVLQWAASYPERVFAAMPIATAPRHSSQNIAFHEVGRQAVMADPDWRAGRYLEAGVRPEKGLAVARMAAHITYLSEQALQRKFGRKLQDRAAPTFSFDADFQIESYLRYQGLAFVERFDANSYLFVTRACDYFDLAADYGGSLALAFKGSKTRFCVISFTSDWLYPTSDSRAIVHALNAGGASVSFVEIESDKGHDAFLLYEPDFFATTRGFLEAAANARGIARAAGL from the coding sequence ATCGGCGCCCGGAATGGCGCGGCGTCGAACGGCAAGCGCGTCCATTTTCCGCCCGAGAAGCCGCTTGTCACCGACGGCGGTCGCGTGATCGCGCCGCTCACCATCGCCTACGAGACTTATGGCGCTCTGAACGAGGCCAAGAACAACGCGATTCTCCTCTGTCATGCGCTGACAGGGGACCAATATGCAGCCGGGGTTCACCCGGTGACGGGCAAGCCCGGGTGGTGGGACGTGCTGGTGGGTCCGGGCCGGCCCTTCGACACAAACCGATTCTTCATCATCTCAACCAATGTCGTCGGCGGCTGCATGGGGACGACGGGTCCCGCCTCGATCAATCTCGCCACGGCGCGCCCGTTCGGTCTCGACTTTCCGGTCGTGACCATCCGCGACATGGTGCGCGCGCAAGCCATGCTGATCGACCATCTCGGCATCGAGACGCTCTTTTGCGTCGCGGGCGGCTCGATGGGCGGGATGCAGGTCCTGCAATGGGCGGCGAGCTATCCCGAGCGCGTCTTCGCGGCGATGCCCATCGCCACCGCGCCGCGCCACTCTTCTCAAAATATCGCCTTTCACGAGGTCGGCCGCCAAGCGGTGATGGCCGACCCCGACTGGCGCGCAGGTCGCTACCTGGAGGCGGGCGTCCGGCCCGAGAAAGGCCTCGCCGTGGCGCGCATGGCGGCGCACATCACCTATCTCTCGGAGCAAGCGCTGCAGCGCAAGTTCGGCCGCAAGCTTCAAGACCGCGCGGCGCCGACCTTCTCCTTCGATGCGGACTTTCAGATCGAGAGCTATCTGCGCTATCAGGGCTTGGCCTTTGTCGAGCGTTTCGATGCGAACTCCTACCTCTTCGTCACGCGCGCCTGCGACTATTTTGATCTCGCCGCCGATTACGGCGGCTCGCTCGCCTTGGCCTTCAAGGGTTCGAAGACGCGTTTCTGCGTGATCTCCTTCACTTCCGACTGGCTCTATCCGACCTCCGATTCGCGCGCGATCGTTCATGCGTTGAACGCAGGCGGCGCCTCCGTTTCTTTCGTCGAGATCGAGAGCGACAAGGGCCACGACGCCTTTCTGCTCTACGAGCCGGATTTCTTCGC
- the bioB gene encoding biotin synthase BioB has protein sequence MNAPPFVFELRHDWTVEEIVAIHDAPLLDLIARASATHRGFFDGHDVQKAALLSIKTGGCPEDCSYCPQSAHHREVKLDRVELMGVEAVLGAARVAREAGADRFCMGAAWRAAPEGPRFEAVLDMVKGVRALGMEACVTLGMLTPPQAKRLAEAGLTAYNHNLDTGPEFYDEIISTRSYRDRLETLKAVRGAGIEMCCGGIIGMGESVRDRAGMLQVLAGFDPHPESVPINALVAVPGTPLAERPPVDPLDLVRMIATTRIIMPKSRVRLSAGRSSLSREAQILCLVAGANSIFYGEKLLTTANPDAAEDDALFTALAPRAEAARSGAEVCLDRDHLGRRGA, from the coding sequence ATGAACGCGCCGCCTTTCGTTTTCGAGCTGCGTCACGACTGGACTGTCGAGGAGATCGTCGCGATCCACGACGCGCCGCTACTGGATCTCATCGCCCGCGCCAGCGCGACGCATCGGGGCTTCTTCGACGGCCATGACGTGCAAAAAGCGGCGCTGCTGTCGATCAAGACGGGCGGCTGTCCGGAGGACTGCTCCTACTGCCCGCAGTCGGCGCATCACCGCGAGGTCAAGCTCGACCGCGTGGAGCTCATGGGCGTGGAGGCCGTTCTCGGGGCCGCGCGCGTGGCGCGCGAGGCGGGCGCGGATCGCTTCTGCATGGGCGCGGCCTGGCGCGCCGCGCCGGAAGGGCCGCGTTTCGAGGCGGTGCTGGATATGGTCAAGGGCGTTCGCGCGCTCGGCATGGAGGCTTGCGTCACGCTGGGCATGCTGACGCCGCCGCAGGCCAAGCGTCTCGCCGAGGCGGGTTTGACGGCCTATAACCACAACCTCGACACTGGGCCGGAATTCTACGACGAGATCATCTCGACGCGGAGCTATCGCGACCGGCTCGAGACTTTGAAGGCCGTGCGCGGCGCCGGCATCGAAATGTGCTGTGGCGGCATCATCGGCATGGGCGAGAGCGTCAGGGATCGGGCCGGCATGCTCCAGGTTCTCGCGGGCTTCGATCCGCATCCTGAAAGCGTGCCGATCAACGCGCTCGTCGCCGTCCCCGGCACGCCCCTCGCCGAGCGTCCGCCCGTCGATCCGCTCGACCTCGTCCGGATGATCGCGACGACGCGAATCATCATGCCCAAATCCCGCGTGCGCCTTTCGGCCGGTCGGTCGAGCCTCTCGCGCGAAGCGCAAATCCTCTGCCTCGTCGCCGGCGCCAATTCGATCTTTTACGGTGAGAAGCTGCTCACGACCGCGAATCCCGACGCCGCCGAGGACGACGCGCTGTTCACGGCTTTGGCGCCGCGCGCCGAAGCGGCGCGGTCTGGCGCGGAAGTCTGCCTCGATCGAGACCATTTGGGCCGCCGCGGCGCGTGA
- a CDS encoding alpha-E domain-containing protein, giving the protein MLSRTADNLYWLARYMERADFLARLIEASRRLAALPKAYGGAQSEWTSVLLSSGASDAFAATRRPVDEANVAHFLAFAPEYPGSMRNCLEHARANARAVRTALTAEVWEAINDGFLEMKSFERKAGDCDGSAISRFTEFVKKLSIAYDGGAYRTMLRNDAYWFTRLGLLIERADNTARLLDVKYHVLLPEKEIIGGSLDYFQWAAILRAVSAHTAYHWVYRDNLKPWLVADLLILRREMPRSLISCYEGLVDNLDRLSKAYGRQGEAQRQSRAVYGRLERLTMENAFQGGLHEFVQEFISLNNQLGALIGEQYLS; this is encoded by the coding sequence ATGCTGTCGCGAACCGCCGACAATCTCTATTGGCTCGCGCGCTATATGGAGCGCGCCGACTTTCTGGCGCGGCTGATCGAAGCCTCGCGACGTCTCGCCGCCCTGCCCAAGGCCTATGGCGGAGCCCAGAGCGAATGGACGAGCGTGCTGCTGTCTTCGGGCGCGAGCGACGCCTTTGCGGCGACGCGACGTCCCGTCGACGAAGCCAATGTCGCCCATTTTCTCGCCTTTGCGCCGGAATATCCCGGCTCGATGCGCAATTGTCTCGAGCACGCGCGCGCCAATGCGCGCGCGGTGCGCACCGCGCTGACTGCCGAAGTCTGGGAGGCGATCAACGACGGCTTCCTCGAGATGAAGAGCTTCGAGAGAAAAGCCGGCGATTGCGATGGCTCGGCGATCTCCCGCTTCACCGAATTCGTGAAGAAACTGTCGATCGCCTATGACGGCGGCGCCTATCGCACGATGCTGCGCAACGACGCCTATTGGTTCACGCGGCTTGGTCTCTTAATCGAGCGGGCGGACAATACGGCGCGCCTGCTGGATGTGAAATATCACGTGCTGCTGCCCGAGAAGGAAATCATTGGCGGCTCGCTCGACTATTTCCAATGGGCGGCCATCTTGCGCGCTGTTTCCGCGCACACCGCCTATCACTGGGTCTATCGCGACAATCTGAAGCCCTGGCTCGTCGCCGATCTTCTCATCCTGCGACGCGAGATGCCGCGCTCGTTGATCTCCTGTTATGAAGGCCTCGTGGACAATCTGGATCGCCTGTCGAAGGCCTATGGCCGGCAGGGGGAGGCGCAACGCCAGAGTCGCGCCGTCTATGGGAGGCTGGAGCGGCTCACGATGGAAAACGCGTTTCAGGGCGGTCTGCACGAATTCGTGCAGGAATTCATCTCCTTGAACAACCAGCTCGGCGCGCTGATTGGCGAGCAGTATCTTTCTTAA
- a CDS encoding hemerythrin family protein, which yields MDQIAFIERVAAEPRFDAHRMVVALWELLEVTNQHFAHEEKAMVDDAFPRLALHRRDHEYLLKALRDYIAAFVDNTERPSASFCDNLRSWIGFHCRRYDEDYSRFSDWRRASGSRA from the coding sequence ATGGATCAGATCGCGTTTATCGAGCGTGTGGCGGCTGAACCGCGTTTTGACGCGCATCGGATGGTCGTAGCGCTGTGGGAGCTTCTGGAGGTGACGAATCAACACTTTGCGCATGAAGAGAAAGCCATGGTCGATGACGCCTTTCCGCGACTGGCTCTGCATCGCCGTGATCACGAATATTTGCTGAAAGCCCTGCGCGATTATATAGCGGCGTTCGTCGACAACACTGAAAGGCCGTCCGCGAGCTTTTGCGACAATCTTCGAAGCTGGATCGGCTTCCATTGCCGGCGCTATGACGAAGATTATTCGCGCTTCAGCGATTGGAGGCGGGCAAGCGGCTCGCGAGCGTGA
- a CDS encoding transglutaminase family protein, producing the protein MLIRVRHETIYRYDAPAKSTMQRLLVTPRNHEGQHVREWRIDVDRDCCLVAGKDAFGNIEHRFFVEGPLQSLTTLVEGEVETFDQAGVVSGAVERFPVALFLRETALTRPDAALASFARDIGGRESSTLAKLHALMAAIHDKLALNPDATHAAAGALALFEKRCGAYQDFAHVFIACARALGIPSRYVSGYLRRDDSESDQVAGHAWAEAHVEGLGWVGFDPVHALCPNESYVRVAMALDALGAAPVRGARVGGGAEETTVHMRVEDSRAQSQS; encoded by the coding sequence ATGCTCATTCGCGTCAGGCACGAGACGATCTACCGCTACGACGCGCCAGCGAAATCGACGATGCAACGTCTGCTGGTCACCCCGCGCAATCATGAAGGCCAGCACGTGCGGGAGTGGCGTATCGACGTCGATCGGGATTGCTGCCTCGTCGCGGGAAAGGACGCCTTCGGAAACATCGAGCATCGCTTTTTTGTGGAAGGGCCGCTCCAATCACTCACGACCCTCGTCGAAGGCGAGGTTGAAACCTTCGATCAGGCCGGCGTCGTGAGCGGCGCCGTTGAGCGCTTTCCGGTAGCGCTTTTCCTGCGGGAGACGGCCCTGACGAGGCCAGACGCCGCGCTCGCGAGCTTTGCGCGCGACATCGGCGGGCGCGAGTCCTCAACGCTTGCGAAATTACATGCGCTGATGGCGGCGATCCACGACAAGCTCGCCCTCAATCCGGACGCGACCCACGCCGCGGCGGGCGCCCTCGCGCTTTTCGAGAAGCGTTGCGGCGCTTATCAGGATTTCGCGCATGTCTTCATCGCCTGCGCACGCGCGCTCGGCATTCCGTCGCGCTATGTGAGCGGCTATCTTCGCCGCGACGACAGCGAGAGCGATCAGGTCGCCGGTCACGCTTGGGCGGAGGCGCATGTGGAGGGCCTCGGATGGGTCGGATTCGACCCTGTCCACGCGCTTTGTCCGAACGAGTCCTATGTGCGCGTCGCCATGGCGCTCGATGCGCTCGGCGCCGCTCCCGTTCGCGGCGCGCGAGTCGGCGGCGGAGCGGAAGAGACGACGGTGCATATGCGCGTTGAGGACTCGCGCGCGCAATCGCAGAGCTGA
- a CDS encoding circularly permuted type 2 ATP-grasp protein — protein sequence MQFDEMQGANGAVRAGYAGLAQWLSTASPELLETRRRQAELLFRRIGITFAVYGAEESLERLIPFDILPRIITRSEWLRLEAGLKQRVRTLNLLLADLYGPGEILKAGIIPDELVYRNPAYRPEMAGRRVPHDVFVHIAGVDVVRTDEHDFYVLEDNARTPSGVSYMLENREVMMRLFPDLFSGHKVAPIEDYPDQLLETLRSVAPPNTPGVPTVALLTPGQFNSAYYEHSFLADKLGVELVEGCDLFVKNDIVYMRTTEGPRRIDVLYRRIDDDFLDPLAFRPDSALGVAGLMGAYQAGNVTLANAVGTGVADDKAMYTYIPEAIRFYLGEEPLLKNVPTWRCREPEAYAYVSERLSELVVKEVAGSGGYGMLVGPHATARQIEEFGAKLRAAPENFIAQPTLSLSTCPISVASGVAPRHVDLRPFVLQGAKDVRIVPGGLTRVAMIENSLVVNSSQGGGTKDTWVVDDLAAN from the coding sequence ATGCAGTTCGATGAAATGCAAGGCGCGAACGGCGCCGTCCGAGCGGGCTATGCAGGGCTTGCGCAATGGCTTTCCACCGCTTCGCCGGAACTCCTCGAGACGCGCCGGCGGCAAGCGGAGCTCTTGTTTCGGCGCATCGGCATCACCTTCGCCGTCTATGGCGCGGAAGAATCGCTCGAGCGCCTCATTCCCTTCGACATACTGCCCCGCATTATCACGCGCTCCGAGTGGCTACGGCTCGAGGCCGGCCTGAAGCAGCGCGTTCGCACGCTCAATCTTCTGCTCGCCGATCTTTACGGTCCCGGAGAGATCCTCAAGGCCGGGATCATTCCCGACGAGCTCGTCTATCGCAACCCGGCCTATCGCCCGGAAATGGCTGGCAGGCGGGTCCCGCACGACGTCTTCGTGCATATCGCCGGCGTGGACGTCGTGCGCACCGACGAGCATGATTTCTACGTGCTCGAGGACAATGCGCGCACGCCTTCCGGCGTCTCCTACATGCTCGAAAACCGGGAAGTCATGATGCGGCTCTTCCCGGATCTTTTTTCCGGGCACAAGGTTGCGCCGATCGAAGATTATCCCGACCAATTGCTCGAGACCCTGCGCTCGGTCGCGCCGCCGAACACCCCCGGCGTGCCGACGGTCGCGCTGCTCACACCCGGCCAGTTCAATTCCGCCTATTACGAGCACTCCTTTCTCGCCGACAAGCTCGGCGTCGAACTCGTGGAAGGCTGCGATCTCTTCGTCAAGAACGACATCGTCTACATGCGCACGACCGAGGGACCGCGTCGCATCGACGTGCTCTACCGCCGGATCGACGACGATTTCCTCGACCCGCTGGCCTTCCGCCCGGATTCGGCTCTCGGCGTCGCAGGGCTCATGGGCGCCTATCAAGCAGGCAATGTGACGCTTGCGAATGCAGTGGGGACCGGCGTCGCCGACGACAAGGCGATGTATACGTACATCCCCGAGGCGATCCGCTTCTATCTCGGCGAGGAGCCGCTGCTCAAGAACGTGCCGACCTGGCGCTGCCGCGAGCCGGAGGCCTACGCCTATGTTTCGGAGCGCCTCTCGGAGCTGGTCGTCAAGGAGGTGGCGGGCTCGGGAGGCTATGGGATGCTCGTCGGCCCGCATGCGACGGCGCGGCAGATCGAAGAATTCGGCGCGAAGCTGAGGGCTGCGCCCGAAAATTTCATCGCGCAGCCGACCCTTTCGCTCTCCACTTGTCCGATTTCGGTGGCCTCAGGCGTTGCGCCGCGCCACGTCGATTTGCGGCCTTTCGTGCTGCAGGGCGCCAAGGATGTGCGCATCGTGCCGGGCGGGCTCACCCGCGTCGCGATGATCGAGAACTCCCTCGTCGTCAACTCGAGCCAGGGCGGCGGCACAAAGGACACATGGGTGGTCGATGATCTCGCGGCGAACTGA
- a CDS encoding peptidase: MTYCCGILVREGLVMMADTRTNAGLDNISTFRKLHIFERREEMVLLLASAGNLSVSQGVIHLLDEGVPDPTDETISTRLVDASSMSVAAHLVGAATRRARAQAAEGMEQSGVNFDVSFLLGGQIGGGAMRLFMIYSAGNAIECTIDTPYFQIGEHKYGKPILDRAISFDMDLYDALKIGLISMDSTMRSNLSVGLPLDFALLRRDALKLELSIRVDASDAYFRDLREQWSKALKAAHTAIPRPPYGGLQDR; this comes from the coding sequence ATGACCTACTGTTGCGGCATTCTGGTGCGCGAAGGCCTCGTCATGATGGCCGACACGCGCACCAATGCGGGGCTCGACAATATCTCCACCTTCCGCAAGCTGCATATCTTCGAGCGGCGCGAAGAAATGGTGCTGCTGCTCGCGAGCGCCGGCAATCTTTCGGTGAGCCAGGGCGTGATCCACCTCCTCGACGAGGGCGTCCCAGATCCGACGGATGAGACGATCTCGACGCGGCTCGTCGACGCGTCCAGCATGTCGGTCGCAGCCCATCTCGTCGGGGCCGCGACGCGTCGCGCGCGCGCGCAGGCGGCCGAAGGCATGGAGCAATCGGGCGTCAATTTCGACGTTTCTTTCTTGCTCGGCGGCCAGATCGGCGGCGGCGCCATGCGCCTATTCATGATCTATTCGGCCGGCAACGCGATCGAGTGCACGATCGACACGCCCTATTTCCAGATTGGCGAGCACAAATATGGCAAGCCCATTCTCGATCGCGCCATCAGCTTCGATATGGATCTCTATGACGCGCTGAAGATCGGCCTGATTTCCATGGATTCGACCATGCGCTCGAACCTCTCGGTCGGCCTTCCGCTCGATTTTGCGCTCTTGCGGCGCGATGCGCTGAAGCTCGAGCTTTCGATCCGTGTCGACGCCTCCGACGCCTATTTCCGGGATCTGCGCGAGCAGTGGTCTAAGGCGCTGAAGGCCGCGCATACAGCGATTCCGCGCCCCCCCTATGGCGGGCTGCAGGATAGGTGA
- a CDS encoding PAS domain-containing hybrid sensor histidine kinase/response regulator, with amino-acid sequence MATDAGLLEQALGKSELRFRTLLSAVSAFTWSCPSSGLQIEPQPEWMAFTGQTSEQMLGLGWAKAVHPEDLVAAASGWRAAVARGEPYAGEHRVRRHDGEWRWMNVRAAPIRDASGEVAEWFGMCIDITEQKQAADALRESEERLRLFVDNSPTVAWMKDADGRYVYRNRAIERRFGGQVADFLGKTDAELWPPDVAAEFRKNDLAVLATGRTIAIVEETREPDQEPSCWLNTKFPFRDKAGKRYVGGIGLDITERKKMEAALRASERRFRAIFNQQFEHSCLVDPEGRILEMSDSVMRGAAAETEVLVGQRFLDAPWWRDTPEMRERWRRQFEEAQAQPGASRGEIEYRAEDGERGYILSAVTALRDERGALEGFLVEGLDITECKLTENALGETEGHLRLALDASRAGSWAWDAKSSTSTWDERFRELYDFPPGSPSRFHEWIERLHPEDRLHILSRIEELRSASGDDQWNEEFRSISSDGRVRWHQNLGRAQRNAAGALDKVVGIDLDVTARKQAEEALREADRRKDEFLATLAHELRNPLAPVRNGLDALRRIGAPTPAADRLLVMMEGQVDHLVRLVNDLMDISRISLGKFELQKQRMDLAAAVAQAVDMSRHLVEAGNLDLRLKLPREPAPVHGDAVRLTQVFSNLLSNAARHTMQEGRIQVSLERAGDVAVVSVADTGVGIPEEFLPYIFEPFVQGGKGGRPDQGLGVGLALVHSITQMHGGTVEAKSGAEGLGSTFVVRLPLLEPARTQAPAPQTASGPLTTSPRLLVIDDMPQVAEALAFLLNVLGANVRVARSGAEGLEACAEFEPELVLLDLSMPHMDGFETARRMRESPVGRRAKLVALTGSGEDHMRARTREAGFDGHLVKPASLSQLEELLASVSRPRTPTPASN; translated from the coding sequence TGGGCTGCTCGAGCAGGCGCTAGGCAAGAGCGAGCTGCGCTTTCGCACGCTCCTCAGCGCGGTCAGCGCGTTCACGTGGTCCTGCCCTTCGTCCGGCCTGCAGATCGAGCCGCAGCCGGAGTGGATGGCGTTCACGGGGCAGACGTCGGAGCAAATGCTCGGCCTCGGCTGGGCAAAAGCCGTGCATCCGGAGGACCTCGTCGCAGCGGCGTCGGGCTGGCGCGCGGCGGTTGCTCGCGGCGAGCCTTATGCCGGCGAGCATCGCGTCCGCCGTCACGACGGCGAGTGGCGTTGGATGAACGTTCGGGCCGCGCCGATCCGCGATGCGAGCGGCGAGGTCGCCGAATGGTTCGGCATGTGCATCGACATCACCGAACAAAAACAGGCGGCGGACGCCTTGCGCGAGAGCGAGGAACGGTTGCGGCTGTTCGTGGACAACAGTCCGACGGTCGCCTGGATGAAAGACGCAGACGGCCGATATGTTTACCGCAACCGAGCGATCGAACGACGGTTTGGCGGTCAGGTCGCGGATTTTCTCGGGAAGACGGACGCCGAGCTATGGCCGCCGGATGTCGCGGCGGAATTTCGCAAGAATGATTTGGCGGTGCTCGCGACTGGCCGGACGATCGCGATCGTTGAGGAAACGCGTGAGCCGGACCAAGAGCCCAGTTGTTGGCTCAACACCAAATTTCCTTTCCGCGACAAGGCGGGCAAACGATATGTGGGCGGGATAGGACTGGACATAACCGAGCGCAAGAAGATGGAGGCCGCGCTACGCGCGAGCGAGCGGCGGTTTCGCGCCATCTTCAATCAGCAGTTCGAACATAGCTGCCTCGTGGATCCGGAGGGCCGCATCCTCGAAATGAGCGATTCGGTCATGCGCGGCGCGGCCGCAGAAACCGAGGTCCTCGTGGGCCAGCGCTTCCTGGATGCTCCATGGTGGCGAGACACGCCGGAGATGCGCGAGCGCTGGCGGCGCCAGTTCGAGGAGGCGCAGGCGCAGCCCGGCGCTTCGCGAGGCGAGATCGAGTATCGAGCGGAAGACGGCGAGCGAGGCTATATTCTCAGCGCCGTGACGGCGCTGCGCGACGAGCGGGGAGCGCTCGAAGGCTTTCTCGTCGAAGGCCTCGACATCACCGAATGCAAGCTGACCGAGAATGCGCTGGGCGAGACAGAAGGCCATTTGCGGCTGGCGCTCGACGCGTCTCGGGCCGGAAGCTGGGCGTGGGACGCCAAGAGCAGCACGTCAACTTGGGATGAGCGCTTTCGCGAACTTTATGATTTCCCGCCCGGCTCGCCGAGCCGCTTCCATGAATGGATCGAGCGCTTGCATCCAGAGGATCGTCTCCACATCCTCTCTCGGATCGAGGAGCTGCGCAGCGCATCCGGCGACGATCAGTGGAACGAGGAGTTCCGCAGCATATCTTCCGATGGCCGCGTGCGCTGGCATCAGAACCTGGGCCGGGCGCAACGCAACGCCGCCGGCGCGCTCGACAAGGTCGTCGGCATCGATCTCGACGTCACCGCGCGCAAGCAAGCGGAGGAAGCGCTGCGCGAGGCCGATCGGCGCAAGGATGAATTTCTCGCGACGCTGGCGCATGAGCTGCGCAACCCGCTCGCGCCCGTGCGCAATGGCTTGGACGCCTTACGCAGGATCGGCGCGCCTACGCCGGCCGCCGATCGCCTGCTCGTCATGATGGAGGGACAGGTCGACCACCTTGTGCGTTTGGTGAACGATCTCATGGACATTTCCCGAATCAGCCTCGGAAAATTCGAGCTCCAGAAGCAGCGCATGGACCTCGCGGCCGCCGTGGCCCAAGCCGTCGACATGAGCAGACACCTCGTTGAAGCGGGAAACCTCGACCTCCGCCTGAAGCTGCCCCGCGAGCCGGCGCCCGTCCATGGCGACGCGGTGCGGTTGACGCAAGTCTTCTCCAATTTGCTGAGCAACGCGGCAAGACACACGATGCAGGAAGGGCGCATCCAAGTCTCTCTCGAACGAGCGGGAGACGTGGCGGTCGTCAGCGTCGCCGACACAGGCGTGGGCATCCCGGAAGAGTTCTTGCCCTATATTTTCGAGCCTTTTGTTCAGGGAGGCAAAGGCGGGCGACCCGATCAGGGGCTGGGAGTCGGGCTGGCGCTTGTTCACTCGATCACGCAGATGCATGGCGGCACGGTCGAAGCGAAGAGCGGCGCGGAGGGGCTCGGCAGCACATTCGTCGTGCGTTTGCCTCTGCTGGAGCCCGCAAGGACGCAAGCGCCCGCGCCCCAAACCGCTTCGGGGCCTCTAACGACGTCGCCGCGCCTTCTCGTGATCGACGATATGCCACAGGTGGCTGAAGCTCTCGCTTTCTTGCTCAACGTGTTAGGCGCAAACGTTCGCGTTGCTCGCAGTGGCGCGGAAGGGCTCGAAGCCTGCGCCGAGTTTGAGCCCGAGCTGGTGCTTCTGGATCTCTCAATGCCGCATATGGATGGCTTCGAGACCGCCCGCCGAATGAGAGAGTCGCCCGTCGGAAGAAGAGCGAAGCTCGTCGCCTTGACTGGCTCGGGTGAGGACCACATGCGCGCGCGAACGCGGGAGGCCGGTTTTGACGGTCATTTGGTCAAGCCTGCTTCTCTCTCGCAACTTGAAGAGCTGCTTGCTTCCGTGAGCCGGCCCAGGACGCCGACGCCGGCTTCGAATTGA
- a CDS encoding GNAT family N-acetyltransferase → MPNSLRHYACVERLNDGQKITIRAARPADGPKIRRAFSLLDSRTRYMRFLSQKDKLTDEDVARITGADFENAIALLATIGEGQDEAVIGGVSCFVVNPGAAQRDAEVAFTVEQDFQGRGVGAALMRHLVRIAIAKGLHSLEAEVLCNNAPMLSVFRRCGLPMTTRQEDNLLYVSLALNDASLARSA, encoded by the coding sequence ATGCCTAACAGCCTGAGACATTACGCCTGCGTGGAAAGACTGAACGACGGCCAGAAAATTACCATTCGCGCCGCACGCCCAGCCGACGGGCCGAAAATACGGCGCGCGTTTTCCCTGCTGGATTCCAGAACGCGCTATATGCGCTTCCTCTCCCAAAAAGATAAACTCACCGACGAGGATGTCGCCCGCATCACGGGAGCCGACTTCGAGAACGCGATCGCCTTGCTCGCGACGATCGGCGAAGGACAAGACGAGGCCGTCATCGGCGGCGTCAGTTGTTTCGTCGTCAACCCCGGAGCCGCCCAGCGTGATGCGGAAGTGGCCTTCACGGTCGAGCAGGATTTCCAGGGTCGCGGCGTCGGCGCGGCGCTCATGCGCCATCTTGTCCGAATCGCGATAGCGAAAGGCCTGCACAGCCTAGAGGCGGAAGTGCTCTGCAATAACGCCCCGATGTTGAGCGTGTTTCGACGTTGCGGACTTCCGATGACGACGCGTCAGGAAGATAATTTGCTGTACGTCTCGCTTGCGCTGAACGACGCAAGCCTGGCGCGATCCGCCTAG